The following coding sequences lie in one Lolium perenne isolate Kyuss_39 chromosome 2, Kyuss_2.0, whole genome shotgun sequence genomic window:
- the LOC139835111 gene encoding uncharacterized protein, with product MASSSSFSATALAAALGAPPTQLLTRENALVWKALVVPALRGALVLELVEGIDKAPEKLLEVEDSNGKSSTVLNPAYTTWIARDQQVLRWLVNALSPDVLAHVIGLESSAEVWAAINSHVSVSSKSRVQHLRAALIETKKGDMSADKYFAKMKTLAQELAAAGKPLDDDELVCPLIAWTKLMKTLVSPPLLILLAAVVELLHVARIEMIAGVMTVHVVMMGVGAVVVVATVVVTKDVMEEDTRIDVVTMIVVVMQIGVMMVGAVVIDSPPAMLTPHVKSVIFMVIRLKIVGGAMVMIVVMVMIVVTVEIVDTRMPILPLMGLTQIDHAIGNFRDNDDELPAENEFEDTSEDDENDAESDADSAATSDPEADLPGADSPALGSRDAAPTASAAHTPSSSRSAPSSCSSPTLHVEHAHHTPSPSPAATPGSTESDASLPLSAVPDVSSGSSVGSAGGGASVASSPPSSPDATPPRSPRTRLQKGIRQPKRYTDGTVRYGMFSSTGEPSNLSEALDDSHWRKAMEEEYNALMENKTWHLVPPSKSKNLIDCKWVYRIKRRADGSIDRYKARLVAKGFKQRYGIDYEDTFSPADTSLFLFNKSGIVIFVLVYVDDIIVTSSSNYLCSALLRDLNKSFAIKDLGDLHFFLGIEVKKVNDKLLLTQEKYATDLLKKVRMEDCKSAPTPLSTSDQLSLTSGTPLGPDDCTQFRSIVGALQYLTLTRPDLAFSVNKVCQYLHAPTTEHWTAAKRILRYVKDTVKLGITFTPSSSTFLSAFSDADWAGDIDDRRSTGGFAVFIGPNLVSWTARKQATVSRSSTEAEYKALANATAEIIWVEALLTELGVKLKQKPSIWCDNLGANYLSVNPVFHARTKHIEIDFHFVRERVARNQLAIRFVTSNDQVADGFTKPLPVKKLAKFKRNLNLSTGLD from the exons ATGGCCTCATCGTcatccttctccgcgactgccctCGCCGCTGCACTTGGCGCTCCTCCAACCCAGCTGCTCACGCGGGAAAACGCCTTGGTATGGAAGGCATTGGTTGTTCCTGCACTCCGTGGTGCCCTTGTGCTTGAGCTCGTCGAAGGCATTGACAAGGcccctgaaaaactgctcgaggtTGAAGATAGCAATGGAAAATCATCCACCGTCCTAAACCCCGCCTACACCACCTGGATTGCTCGTGATCAACAAGTTCTCCGCTGGCTCGTGAACGCTCTTTCCCCAGATGTTCTTGCTCATGTCATTGGCCTCGAATCCTCTGCTGAAGTTTGGGCGGCCATTAACTCTCATGTTTCTGTCTCGTCCAAGTCTCGTGTGCAACACCTGCGGGCAGCGCTCATTGAGACCAAGAAAGGGGACATGTCGGCTGACAAATACTTCGCCAAGATGAAGACACTTGCTCAAGAGCTTGCTGCTGCCGGCAAACCACTTGATGATGATGAACTTGTGTG TCCTTTGATCGCATGGACAAAACTGATGAAGACACTAGTTTCACCTCCTCTGCTCATCTTGCTCGCCGCGGTGGTGGAGCTCCTTCACGTGGCCAGGATCGAGATGATCGCTGGCGTGATGACCGTCCACGTCGTGATGATGGGCGTGggcgcggtggtggtggtggccacCGTGGTGGTTACCAAGGACGTGATGGAGGAGGATACCAGGATCGACGTCGTGACAATGATCGTCGTCGTGATGCAGATAGGCGTGATGATGGTGGGCGCCGTCGTGATCGACAGCCCACCCGCTATGTTGACACCACATGTCAAATCTGTGATATTCATGGTCATCCGGCTAAAGATTGTTGGTGGCGCTATGGTGATGATCGTCGTGATGGTGATGATCGTCGTGACAGTGGAGATCGTGGACACAAGGATGCCAATTTTGCCTCTCATGGGGTTGACACAAATTG ATCATGCTATTGGAAATTTCAGGGACAATGATGATGAACTTCCTGCTGAGAATGAATTTGAAGATACTTCAGAAGATGACGAAAATGATGCGGAATCTGATGCTGATTCTGCTGCCACCTCCGATCCCGAGGCTGATCTGCCTGGTGCAGATTCTCCCGCCCTCGGGTCGCGTGATGCTGCTCCGACTGCGTCCGCTGCACACACGCCGTCGTCCAGTCGCAGTGCGCCATCTAGCTGCTCCTCGCCCACCCTGCATGTGGAGCATGCTCACCACACGCCTTCGCCCAGCCCTGCAGCGACACCGGGCAGCACCGAGTCTGATGCCTCCCTGCCGCTGTCGGCTGTCCCTGACGTGTCCTCCGGATCGTCTGTGGGCAGCGCTGGTGGGGGAGCTTCTGTGGCCTCCTCGCCGCCTTCTTCACCAGATGCTACACCTCCACGGTCGCCTCGCACTCGATTACAGAAAGGTATACGACAGCCCAAGCGGTACACTGATGGTACAGTAAGATATGGTATGTTTTCTTCTACAGGAGAGCCATCCAACCTTTCTGAGGCGCTTGATGACTCACACTGGCGCAaagcaatggaggaagaatatAATGCATTAATGGAAAATAAAACATGGCATCTGGTTCCTCCAAGCAAAAGTAAAAACCTGATTGATTGCAAGTGGGTGTATAGAATCAAAAGAAGAGCTGATGGATCTATTGACAGGTACAAGGCAAGATTAGTTGCTAAAGGCTTCAAACAAAGATATGGTATTGATTATGAGGATACTTTTAGTCCA GCTGATACGTCATTATTTCTGTTCAACAAGTCAGGCATTGTTATATTTGTTCTTGTCTATGTTGATGACATCATAGTAACAAGCTCTTCTAACTATCTTTGTTCTGCTCTTCTACGAGACTTAAATAAGAGCTTTGCTATCAAGGatcttggtgatctacacttcttcCTTGGAATTGAGGTAAAAAAGGTAAATGATAAGTTGCTTTTGACACAAGAGAAATATGCTACTGATTTGCTTAAGAAAGTTAGAATGGAGGATTGCAAATCTGCCCCTACACCCTTGTCTACATCTGATCAGCTGTCTCTCACAAGTGGTACACCTCTTGGTCCTGATGACTGCACTCAGTTTAGAAGTATTGTTGGAGCACTTCAGTATTTGACTCTGACACGTCCTGATTTGGCATTCTCTGTTAATAAAGTTTGTCAGTATCTTCATGCTCCAACTACAGAACACTGGACAGCTGCTAAACGTATTCTTAGATATGTCAAGGATACAGTGAAGCTTGGTATCACGTTCACACCTTCATCATCTACTTTTCTGAGTGCCTTCTCTGATGCAGATTGGGCAGGAGACATTGATGATAGGAGGTCTACAGGAGGATTTGCTGTGTTTATTGGACCCAATTTGGTTTCTTGGACTGCCAGAAAACAGGCTACAGTATCTCGTTCTAGTACTGAAGCTGAATATAAAGCATTAGCTAATGCTACTGCTGAGATAATTTGGGTGGAGGCTCTTCTTACTGAACTTGGAGTCAAGTTGAAGCAAAAACCCAGCATATGGTGTGATAATCTGGGTGCAAACTATCTTTCTGTTAATCCTGTGTTTCATGCCAGGACAAAGCATATTGAGATTGATTTTCACTTTGTCAGAGAACGAGTTGCCAGAAATCAGCTAGCAATTCGGTTTGTTACAAGCAATGATCAAGTTGCAGATGGTTTTACAAAGCCACTTCCAGTTAAGAAACTTGCTAAGTTCAAGCGTAATCTCAACCTGTCAACAGGTTTAGATTAA